From one Physeter macrocephalus isolate SW-GA chromosome 18, ASM283717v5, whole genome shotgun sequence genomic stretch:
- the ZBTB12 gene encoding zinc finger and BTB domain-containing protein 12 yields the protein MASGVEVLRFQLPGHEAATLRNMNQLRAEERFCDVTIVADSLKFRGHKVILAACSPFLRDQFLLNPSSELQVSLMHSARIVADLLLSCYTGALEFAVRDIVNYLTAASYLQMEHVVEKCRNALSQFIEPKIGLKEDGVSDASLVSSVSATKSLLPPARTPKPAPKPPPPPPLPPPLLRPVKLEFPLDEDLELKAEEEDEDEDEDVSDICIVKVESALEVAHRLKPPGGLGGGLGIGGSVGSHLGELAQSSVPPSTVAPPQGVVKACYSLSEDAEGEGLLLIPGGRASVGATSGLVEAAAVAMAARGAGGSLGAGGSRGPLPGGFSSGNPLKNIKCTKCPEVFQGVEKLVFHMRAQHFIFMCPRCGKQFNHSSNLNRHMNVHRGVKSHSCGICGKCFTQKSTLHDHLNLHSGARPYRCSYCDVRFAHKPAIRRHLKEQHGKTTAENVLEASVAEINVLIR from the coding sequence ATGGCCTCTGGGGTGGAAGTCCTGCGCTTCCAGCTGCCCGGCCACGAGGCCGCTACGCTGCGGAACATGAACCAGCTCCGCGCAGAGGAGCGGTTCTGCGATGTGACCATTGTGGCCGACAGCCTCAAGTTCCGCGGCCACAAGGTCATCTTGGCCGCCTGCTCGCCGTTCCTGCGGGACCAGTTCCTgctgaatcccagctctgagtTGCAGGTCTCCCTGATGCACAGTGCACGCATAGTGGCTGACCTGCTCCTTTCTTGCTATACGGGCGCCCTGGAATTCGCCGTCAGGGACATTGTTAACTACCTGACGGCCGCCTCCTACCTGCAGATGGAGCACGTGGTGGAGAAATGCCGGAATGCCCTCAGCCAGTTCATCGAGCCCAAAATAGGCCTCAAAGAGGATGGGGTCAGCGATGCCAGCCTTGTGAGCAGTGTCAGTGCCACCAAatccctcctccctcccgccaGGACCCCGAAGCCAGCCCccaaacccccacccccaccccctctcccccctccactCCTGCGGCCTGTGAAGCTGGAGTTCCCGCTGGATGAGGACCTAGAGCTGAAGGCCGAGGAAGAGGAtgaggacgaggacgaggacgTGTCTGACATCTGCATCGTCAAGGTGGAATCGGCCTTGGAGGTGGCACACCGGCTCAAACCTCCCGGAGGCCTGGGAGGAGGTCTGGGCATCGGAGGCTCTGTGGGCAGCCACCTTGGGGAGCTGGCCCAGAGTAGCGTGCCCCCCAGCACTGTGGCTCCACCGCAGGGCGTGGTGAAAGCCTGCTACAGCCTGTCCGAGGACGCGGAAGGGGAGGGCCTGTTGTTGATCCCAGGAGGCCGGGCCAGCGTGGGGGCCACCTCAGGCCTGGTGGAGGCAGCAGCGGTGGCCATGGCtgcccggggggcggggggcagcctgggggcggggggcagtcgGGGACCCCTGCCCGGAGGCTTTTCCAGTGGCAATCCCCTAAAGAACATCAAGTGCACCAAGTGCCCAGAAGTGTTCCAGGGCGTGGAGAAGCTGGTCTTCCACATGCGGGCGCAGCACTTCATCTTCATGTGCCCGCGCTGCGGCAAGCAGTTCAACCACAGCAGCAACCTCAACCGCCACATGAACGTGCACCGCGGCGTCAAGTCGCACTCGTGTGGCATCTGCGGCAAGTGCTTCACGCAGAAGTCCACGCTGCACGACCACCTCAACCTCCACTCGGGAGCGAGGCCCTATCGCTGTTCCTACTGCGATGTGCGCTTCGCTCACAAGCCTGCCATTAGGCGGCACCTCAAGGAGCAGCACGGCAAGACCACGGCCGAGAACGTtctggaggccagtgtggctgagaTCAACGTCCTCATCCGCTAG